GCACCCAGTACCCAATGAGGAAGTCCTTCTTCTCGCCCGGCTCGAGCTGGTAGTGATAGACCTCTCCCATGCCGGGATCGTCCTTCGTGCCGCTGAACGTGGCGACAATCGAGTCGTATGCGCCCATTTCCTTCGACGTCAGGCGCCACGAGCCGATGTTGAAGTCCTTGAACATGTCCTCGGGCAGCGTCGAGAAGTCCGCCTTCTGGTCGGGGTCATTCGCGTCGCGCGCGGCCTGCACCGGCGTCACGGCATCGACGTTCGTCATCGAAAGGCTGACGATGAGCAGGCGCCAGTCCGTCCACTCGTACTCGCAGTCGCTCAACCCACCGGGCTTGCCCTGCGCGATATAGCCGAGGTCGAGCTTGTTGAGGTCTTCATCGACATTGAACGAGCCCTGATAGAGCGTCGCGGAGTTCACCGTGACCTCCATCGTTCCCTCCCAGCCCAGGCCGTGGTTCACCTGGTCGGGCGTCGAGTTGGGATCCGTCTCGTTGCTCAGGGCGACCGTCTGGCCCATGGGAATCTCGTTACGCAGGAAATACAGGCCGTCGGGATCATCAGCCCGAGCCGAATCCGCCGGACCGTTGACCATGCCGTCTCGAGCGGACGCCGCGGCCCCGTCCACGATGCTCGCGGCCGGGTCAGCAAACGCGGAGCGCGCCACGAGCGGGGCCGCAAACGCCGCGACACAGGCGCCGGCCAGGCCAAGGGCGCCTGCGACAAAGCGACGGCGTGAGACAGCTTCGGAGATGCGGGCAGGAGCGGCGGACATCGTCGGGGTCGTATTGTTTGCCTTCATGGGGACTCCTCCTTTTCGTCGAGGCGATAGGGAACGGCACTCCATGGGGAGCGAAGCGCGCCGAGAACGGATGGGCGCTTCTGTCAGACGCGCCCCGCCTCGCCTTGGGCGTGTCCGACTCTAGGCTTGCACGACGAAGCCGCGCCGTCTGCCGTCAGGCAAGAGGGAGCGCATGCCGACGCGTGACTACAGGTCTGACCTGCATGTTTGTTGATGACTTCGAGGTGAATTCCGCCTTGCGGCGCACCATGCGTCGCTTGATTGCACCGGGCGTCGCACCGCATGCTACGGAATCGGACACCGTGACGACATCCCATCCGGGCGGCGCGGCCGTGCGAGGACGCCTCGCATACGCGCCGCCTCTCAGGCAATGCACGGTGCAAGCACGGGAGCTCCCCGAAGCGTGCGCCATCCACCGAGTGAGGCGCGACGCGGCGGATCGTGCGCGAACGTGGACGCCTCTCGAGCGGGCACGGCGCGGGCACCACGCTCTAGGCGGATCCCCGTCCTCCTATGCGGCGAGAACTGCCTGAAGAACGGTGACGAGCTGCTCGCGAGAGTGCACGCCCAGCTTGCGATAGGCCTCGCGGCGAGCGGAGGCCACGGAGGAGCGCGCATAGCTGAGCGACTGCGCCACCTGCGCCGCGCTGGCACCCGAGGCCGTCAGCAGCGCCACGTCGACTTCCAGCTCACGCAGACCCCGGCCCACCAGATAGCCGCGCAGTCGCGTCGCCTGCGAAGGCGTCGGGGCAAGGCGAACCGCTCGGGCGTCGCACTCGCGCAGCACACAGGCAGCGATCCACCCGAGCGCAAGCACAACCAGGCATATCCCCACGATGGTGCCCACAAACAGCGCGTAGCCCTCCTGGCCACCAAACACGGCGCCGCTACCCTGGCGAAACAACGCAGTGCCATAAACGTTCGCGGCATACACCGCCGCGAAGCAGCCGGCGGAAAGCATGAGGACCGGCGCATGCCAGGCCCACGCCCGTTGCTCACTCCCCAGACCGTCAGTCTTCTCAGGTGCCGAAACACACCCCGGGATCAGCAGAGTAACGAGGCAGAGCAAGGCTCCCCCAGCAACAAGCCCGAACAGCGTCCCTTCCAGCGCGGCAATACCTACGCCGAACGCCGCAGCGACCACGCAGGCAAGCCGGGCCTTCGGGCGCACGGCCCACAGCCATCCCACCCCAAAGACGGCAAGCACCAGCACGAAATACGCGCACGGCACCTCGAGCGAGGCGAATGTCCGGCCCCGCCACAGCTCCTCCCACGCCAGCGGCAGCACGGCAGCAAGCGCCAATGTCATGCACCCCAGGCCGCCAGAGACGGGCCGGGCGAGCGCACGGGCCACGGGCCCGGACGCGCGACGCTCCCCGCCCCTGCTCGCCCCGAACAGGCCGATGACCACCATCCCGAGCGCCACCCCGATGAGCGTCTTTCGCACCGCAGGACCGCAGGTCGCAAGCGTGCCAGCTGCGCCGATGAGGACAAGTACAAGAGCCTCGGAGAGGCCCACACGCACGTTGGATAGCAGCGCGTCGAGGCGACCCCGTAAACAGACAGAGCGCGAGCACGGGGAGGCGCCATTGACGCCTATAGGATGTCCACTGCCAAGCGCGCCAAAACGTCCTTGTGCGCGAGGAAACCGCGGAAGCCGGGGGGCATCGGTGCCCGCAGGATCTTCGCCATCCGCCTCCGTCCGAGACGGGTGTCCGGCACGTGACGCGCAAGGCCGACTCGGATCATCGGCCGCGTCGCCGGCACCTTCGCACTCCGCAGCGTCCTCGGGGGCGGGGCGCACGGGTGCGCGCTCGCCCGAGTTCCGCGCGACGCGGACGCCTTGCACAGCTTCGAAGGACCGGGTGGACACCCACCAACCTGCCAACCAATCAAGTGCCGCGAGCAGGCAGGTCGCAACGAGAGCCGTGGAACCGACGACGAGCGCCCACCCGCCGCTGCGCCCGCCAAAGACATTGCCAAGGTCGCCCGGTCTGCCCTGGCACCACACGAGCGCAAACGTCGATGCGACGAGCAGCGCCGATAACACGACGGCACCCAGCCAGGCAGGTAGCCCGCCAGTGTTACGACGTCGAAGGGCGAAGCGCGAGCAGGCAAACCACAAGAGCAAGCCGAGCCCGACGCCAAACGCCGTCTCCCACACCATTCCCCACGCACTGGCGATGACGCCATAGGGCAGCAGCGTCAGCAGGCCAACGATCCCGACGCCCGCCACGCCGGAAACGCGAGCAGCCTGGGCAAGAGCGCAGCGCGTCCCTCCGCCCAGCCCAAAGCGCCCGTTATCATCCAAACCTGCGGCGTCTCGCGCCCGATCGTCCTGCCGGGTGCCAGGCATCGCAGCCGAGGAGCGCTCCGGGACGTTTGCGCCCGCCTCTTCCGCACCGGCCGCCAGCTCAAAAACACGCAGGTCAGCGGCGCTTTCCAACGCCCGGCACTCCACACCGAGCGCCGCCACGAGCTCGTCGAGCGTCGCAACGCCAGCCTTCGTGCAGGCGCGTCGGCCATAGGCGCGCACCGTCGACGGCTGGATGCCCAGCGCATCGGACGCCTGACGCGACGTCAGGCCCACGACACGCGCCCTCACAGCGTTGATCTCGTTGTCGGTCAGCCCCCAGGCCGTCAGCCGAGCGAGCGCCGCATAGGGCAGCGCATCGGCGAGCAGAGCCCTGACATCACCTGCGGTTTCGGCCTCCGGGCGCGATGCGGGCTCCGTCGTCTCCCGGACAAGATCCGACCCGTCTCCAAGCGAGGCAACCGCTCCCATCCAGCGTGCCGACGCGTATGGGGAGCATCCCTTGTTCCCCGAGGCCGCTGAGCCGACGGAGCCAGCGATCCCCGCCTCCCCAACCGCGCCGCCGCCCGGCACCTCGAGATCCAGTCCGGCGCCGCCCGCAGCAGGGGGCGTCACGCCCCTGTCCGCAAGCCCGTCTGACACGTCGTCGACAGACGACTGCCCTCCGCGCCCTGCGCCGTCGCAGCGCGCCTCTCTGCAGGCAACACGCGCACTTCCAAGATTCCGCGCAAGCAGCACGATGAGCGCCGCGGCCGCGCCGACATAGAGCACCAGGCTCACGATCGCCACGCCCTGCCCGATCCCAAGCGCCGGCGGGTAGAGTCGTCCCGCCAGCCGGAATATGAGCTCCCCCGCACCCGTCGGCACGAGCACCGCCAGCAATATGCGCTCGGGGTAAAGAATCGCAGCGCTCCCATCAGCGTGAGCGCCGTGCCCCTGGCATCCCGAACTCAGCACGGCCATGAGCGTCCCGGCAACAGCAAGCGCGAGCGCAAAAGGCACCCACGCAAACGCAAGCGTGGGATCCACCCAAGCGTATTCGGGGCGCAACATCTTGTCGGCGCCCATGAGGGGTAGAGGAAACGCGGGATGCGGCAGGAGCAGCGCGCCGGCGTATGCCCGCGTCAGGCCCATCAGCAGAGAAGCGAGTTCCACCATGCCCAACCACGCACTCGCATGGCCAGCGACGCCAGGCCGCTGCGCCCCGGAATCGGCACGACGCGTCGCAATCGCCCAACCACAGGCTCCGCATGCGAAGCCGCTCACCGCCACAAGGAGGGCGCGGTGCTGCCCGATCCACGCCGTCACCATCGAGTATCCCAGGTACCACGCAGGGATGCCGGCAGGCCAGAGACCCGTGCCCGGGGAGGGAACCAGCCCCCAGGCATACGCCAGCTCCCTAATGGGGACGTCTGCGCCCAAGACGTCGCCCACAAACAGCGCCGTCGTCAGGACACCCACAACCCACAGTGTTCGGCGCAAAACGCGGCCCGTCCGCAGCGTCATGCTTACCGGTGGAAGAGACGCCACCCACAGACCGGCCAACAGGCCAAGAAACACAAACCCATACGTCGCCCCAAAGGAAACCGTCCCCGATGACCACGAGAACGTGCCGTCGGCCGACCTCGGAGAGAAGAACAGGAGAAACTCGCTGCGCGACAGATGCGGCATGGCCGTCACGACGGAGAACCACAGGCAGCAGAGCGCCTCGAGACGATGGCCCCACACCACGCCTGCGACCCGCCGCATCCACGCCATCGCACCGACCCCCTCGCCGCCGCCCCGCGCCAGAGCGCTTCCATCGTAGCCTTCTCAGATATAGCATTCGAGCCACGACGATGCCGCCAGAGCCATGTAGTCAGGGGTCTCACTCTGGGGGCACGCGTACCTGACTACGCGCGTCACCTGCGATGATGGCGTCAGCCGGCACCTTCTCTCGCCGGGCTCCGCCAGTCGGCACGCTATCTGCTACAAAATGCCGCCTCGTGAATTTCGCTGATACAAAACGTGTCGATATGTACGACACAATTGCATTACTAGGAATACTTCCGCATCGCCCACCTGCGGCTTTCCCACTCATACGCGCGCCAACGAACCGCAACACGGCCCGCAATCGTACATATCGCACCAAAACGTAGCAGCCGAATTCACAACGCGCGATTTTGTAGCCGCACGCCCCAGCAGCACCGGCAGCACGCGCCCCAAACGCCCCCCGCGCGCCACAAAAAAGCGGGCGCCCCTCGCATCGAGAGGCACCCGCCCATCGCACCCGCAAAAGCACGCTCTTTACGCCAGCAGCTCCTTGGCCGCAGCCACGATGGCGGCGGCGTCGCAGCCGTAGTGCGCCATGAGCTCGCCAAACTCGCCCGACGTGCCAAAGACGTCCTGCGTGCCGATGAGCCGCATCGGCGTCGGAGCCTGCTGCGCGAGCACGCTGGCCACCCGCGAGCCCAGACCGCCCACGATGTTGTGCTCCTCGCACGTCACGACGCGCCCCGTCTTGCGAGCCGACGCCACAATCGTCGCCTCGTCGAGCGGCTTGATGGAGTAGGCATCGATGACCTCGGCGGAGACGCCCTCGGCCGCGAGAGCCCCAGCGGCGCGCATGGCCTCATCGACCTCGACACCGCAGGCCACGAGCGTCACGTCCGAACCCTCGCGCAGGATGCGCGACCCGCCAAGCGTCATCTCGAAGCCCGGCTCGTACACCTGGGGCACCTTGGCGCGACCCATGCGCACGTACACGGGACCTTCCGTGGCGGCGGCAAGGCGGATGGCGGCGCAGGCGGCCTCGTAGTCGGCCGGCACCAGCACGCGCATGTTAGGCAGCGCGCACATGAGCGCCAGGTCCTCGAGCATCTGGTGACTGCCGCCATCGGGACCCACAGACAGGCCGGCGTGCGTCGGGCACACCTTGACGTTGAGGTTGGCGTAACACACCGTATTGCGGATCTGGTCGTAGCAGCGGCCCGTGCCGAACACGGCAAACGACCCGGTGAACGGGATGCGTCCCGCCAGCGACAGGCCGGCGGCGATGCCCATCATGTCCTGCTCGGCGATGCCGGCGTCAACGAGCAGCTTGGCGTCAAACTTGCCGAGCTTCGCCGTCGTCGTGGAGCCGGCGAGGTCGGCGTCGACAGCAACGACGGGCACGCCCGCCTCGGCGAGCTCCACGAGCGTCGCGCCGAACGCCTCACGCGTCGCGCGAGCGGGACGGTCCTGGCTCTCAGCAGCGATGTTAGACATCGGCACGTCCCTTCTCGGCGCACCCGCACGCGACGGCGGGCACGGACAGGCCGCAGGCTTCGGCGGCAGCGTTGATCTCGGCCAGGGCCTGGGCAAGCTGCTCGGCGTTCGGCGCCTTGCCGTGCCAGCCGGCCTGGTCCTCCATGAACGAGACGCCCTTGCCCTTGACGGTGTGCGCCACGACGACGGCCGGCCTGTCATCGACGGCCGTGGCCGCGACGAGTGCCTCGTGCACGAGGTCCACGTCGTTGCCGTCAGCGCACTCGACGACGTACCAGCCAAACGACGCGAACTTCTCCGCGATGTCGCCCAGGTCGACGACGTCCTGGAGGTGACCGTCAATCTGCAGGTTGTTGTTGTCGACGATGGCCACGAGGTTGCCGAGCTTGTGCTGGGCCGCGAACATGGCAGCCTCCCACACCTGGCCCTCCTGCAGCTCGCCGTCGCCCATGAGCACGTAGACGTGCGGGATCTCGGAGCGATCAGCGCCCGCGCCCTGGGCGTCATCCCACGTCAGGCCCAAAGCGAGACCCGAGGCAACGGACAGGCCCTGGCCGAGCGAGCCTGTGGAGACCTCGACGCCGGGGCACTTGCGCATGTCGGGGTGACCCTGCAGGTGCGAGCCCAGCTTGCGCAGCGTGTCGAGCCACGCCGTCGGGAAGTAGCCCGACTCGGCGAGCGCGGCATAGAGCGCGGGGCAGCAGTGACCCTTCGAGAGGATGAAGCGATCGCGGCTCGGGTCGGCGGGGTTTGCCGGGTCATGGCGCAGCACGCCGCCGAAGTAGAGCGTCGCGACGATCTCCGTAGCCGAGAGCGATCCGCCGGGATGGCCGCTGCCGGCCTTCTCGAGCATCGTCACGATGTCGCGGCGCATCTGGGCCGCAGCCGCACGCACCTTGTCGGCGTCAAACGCCGGGGACGGGGGCTGGGACGCGGCCTGCGCGCATGCGCATGCCTGCTCGTGCTCCTGAGAACCTGCTTGCGGGCTCATTGGACTCCGATCTCCTTGAATCCTTCGCCAAACGTCTCGTGCATGTTAGATATGGCAACCACAGCGTTGGGATCGATCTGAACAATCAGACGCTTGAGATCGCCTATCTGCTTACGCGAGAGTACCACGAACAGCACCGGGCGGGGCTGCTCGGTATAGCAACCGGTTGCCGCAAAGCGCGTGCAGCCGCGGTCGAGCTGGTGCATGACAACCTGCTCGATCTCGACGTGCTTCTCGCTGATGATCCACGCCGCCTTCTCCGTGGAGGGCCCGTCGACAACGTAATCGATGACGATGCTCGTGATGACGATCGTCAGCGCCGCGCACAGGGCCGTCTCCATGGAGAACATCGGGACAGACAGCAGCACGATGACCGCGTCGACGATGAGCATCCACGTGCCCACCGAGATGGACGTGCGCTTGGCGAGCAGCTGGGCGACGATGTCGGTGCCGCCCGTGTTGCCGCCGACGCGGAAGGCCAGACCGAGGCCCAGGCCGGACACAAGGCCGCCGCACAGGGCCGCCAGCAGCACGTTACTCGTCGCCAGCTCGGGCACGAACGGGGCGAGCACGTCGGTGAACAGCGACAGCGTGACGATGCCGAATATCGTGCGCGACGCGTAGCGCAGGCCGCCTGAGAGGTACACAGGGATCATCAGGATGGCGTTCATGACGAGCGTCTGAATGCCGACGGGAATGGCGAAGCCCAGCGTCTGCTCCGAGAGGTAGTAGATGATGGTAGCAAGGCCCGACGCACCGCCTGCCGCCAGCTGCCCCGGTACGAGGAAGCAGTCGAGCGCGATGGCCGTCACGAGCGTGCCGAGCGCAATGGTGAGGTAGTCCTTACCAGAAGCGCGCAGCTGCTGTGGGATGCGCACGCGAGCGCCCCCCGCCATGCTAGAGATCCTCCGACTCGTCGGCCTGGCGCGCCTCGCGCTCGGCCGCAGCCTGCTCGGCAGCGGCCTGCGTCTGGTTGTGGACGCGCCACCGGTGGTACGCGACGATGAACGGGTCGAGCTGGCCGTCAACGAGCACGGCGTCGACGTTGCTTGTCTCATAGCCGGAGCGCAGGTCTTTGACCATCTGGTACGGGAACAACACGTAGCTGCGGATC
This genomic interval from Coriobacteriia bacterium contains the following:
- a CDS encoding helix-turn-helix transcriptional regulator; translation: MAWMRRVAGVVWGHRLEALCCLWFSVVTAMPHLSRSEFLLFFSPRSADGTFSWSSGTVSFGATYGFVFLGLLAGLWVASLPPVSMTLRTGRVLRRTLWVVGVLTTALFVGDVLGADVPIRELAYAWGLVPSPGTGLWPAGIPAWYLGYSMVTAWIGQHRALLVAVSGFACGACGWAIATRRADSGAQRPGVAGHASAWLGMVELASLLMGLTRAYAGALLLPHPAFPLPLMGADKMLRPEYAWVDPTLAFAWVPFALALAVAGTLMAVLSSGCQGHGAHADGSAAILYPERILLAVLVPTGAGELIFRLAGRLYPPALGIGQGVAIVSLVLYVGAAAALIVLLARNLGSARVACREARCDGAGRGGQSSVDDVSDGLADRGVTPPAAGGAGLDLEVPGGGAVGEAGIAGSVGSAASGNKGCSPYASARWMGAVASLGDGSDLVRETTEPASRPEAETAGDVRALLADALPYAALARLTAWGLTDNEINAVRARVVGLTSRQASDALGIQPSTVRAYGRRACTKAGVATLDELVAALGVECRALESAADLRVFELAAGAEEAGANVPERSSAAMPGTRQDDRARDAAGLDDNGRFGLGGGTRCALAQAARVSGVAGVGIVGLLTLLPYGVIASAWGMVWETAFGVGLGLLLWFACSRFALRRRNTGGLPAWLGAVVLSALLVASTFALVWCQGRPGDLGNVFGGRSGGWALVVGSTALVATCLLAALDWLAGWWVSTRSFEAVQGVRVARNSGERAPVRPAPEDAAECEGAGDAADDPSRPCASRAGHPSRTEADGEDPAGTDAPRLPRFPRAQGRFGALGSGHPIGVNGASPCSRSVCLRGRLDALLSNVRVGLSEALVLVLIGAAGTLATCGPAVRKTLIGVALGMVVIGLFGASRGGERRASGPVARALARPVSGGLGCMTLALAAVLPLAWEELWRGRTFASLEVPCAYFVLVLAVFGVGWLWAVRPKARLACVVAAAFGVGIAALEGTLFGLVAGGALLCLVTLLIPGCVSAPEKTDGLGSEQRAWAWHAPVLMLSAGCFAAVYAANVYGTALFRQGSGAVFGGQEGYALFVGTIVGICLVVLALGWIAACVLRECDARAVRLAPTPSQATRLRGYLVGRGLRELEVDVALLTASGASAAQVAQSLSYARSSVASARREAYRKLGVHSREQLVTVLQAVLAA
- a CDS encoding transketolase family protein — protein: MSNIAAESQDRPARATREAFGATLVELAEAGVPVVAVDADLAGSTTTAKLGKFDAKLLVDAGIAEQDMMGIAAGLSLAGRIPFTGSFAVFGTGRCYDQIRNTVCYANLNVKVCPTHAGLSVGPDGGSHQMLEDLALMCALPNMRVLVPADYEAACAAIRLAAATEGPVYVRMGRAKVPQVYEPGFEMTLGGSRILREGSDVTLVACGVEVDEAMRAAGALAAEGVSAEVIDAYSIKPLDEATIVASARKTGRVVTCEEHNIVGGLGSRVASVLAQQAPTPMRLIGTQDVFGTSGEFGELMAHYGCDAAAIVAAAKELLA
- a CDS encoding transketolase — encoded protein: MSPQAGSQEHEQACACAQAASQPPSPAFDADKVRAAAAQMRRDIVTMLEKAGSGHPGGSLSATEIVATLYFGGVLRHDPANPADPSRDRFILSKGHCCPALYAALAESGYFPTAWLDTLRKLGSHLQGHPDMRKCPGVEVSTGSLGQGLSVASGLALGLTWDDAQGAGADRSEIPHVYVLMGDGELQEGQVWEAAMFAAQHKLGNLVAIVDNNNLQIDGHLQDVVDLGDIAEKFASFGWYVVECADGNDVDLVHEALVAATAVDDRPAVVVAHTVKGKGVSFMEDQAGWHGKAPNAEQLAQALAEINAAAEACGLSVPAVACGCAEKGRADV
- a CDS encoding YitT family protein, translated to MAGGARVRIPQQLRASGKDYLTIALGTLVTAIALDCFLVPGQLAAGGASGLATIIYYLSEQTLGFAIPVGIQTLVMNAILMIPVYLSGGLRYASRTIFGIVTLSLFTDVLAPFVPELATSNVLLAALCGGLVSGLGLGLAFRVGGNTGGTDIVAQLLAKRTSISVGTWMLIVDAVIVLLSVPMFSMETALCAALTIVITSIVIDYVVDGPSTEKAAWIISEKHVEIEQVVMHQLDRGCTRFAATGCYTEQPRPVLFVVLSRKQIGDLKRLIVQIDPNAVVAISNMHETFGEGFKEIGVQ